From Cecembia calidifontis, one genomic window encodes:
- a CDS encoding IS1634 family transposase: MYFKFSLRKHPDSGRLSGYYRLVESYRNADNRVCHRTILNIGFMEDAAPEQLNKIQKHLTEKYEHKASFFDLEEDPIVRRYVEDFWSRIVSSKKLDIKSEQQLSRMVDMDTIQHSNAREIGAENIAFQTWEKLQLTPLLLSAGFSAEDASLAATQVVSRAVYPASELKTVRWIKENSAVCELTGYDMDKITKDKLYKSALELYKVKDSLEKHLSKRTNELFDLQDKIILYDLTNTYFEGEKPNSKLAQYGRSKEKRKDAKLVVLALVVNVEGFIKYSSILEGNIADCNTLAAMIEKLSVHTCTGPAVVVLDAGIATEENLHLIQSKGYSYLCVSRTKLKDYSYVPDRLTTLLETKSKQNIRLRAVSTEKNTDYYLEVKSPSKEKKEEGMKLQFEQRFEQELQKIQHALNSKGGVKKTDKVHQRIGRAKEKYPSVQYYYEITVESDPKTEQATAMSWKKNPEREQAKADNLGIYFLRTNLNVQEEYIIWNIYNTIREIENAFRTLKTDLDLRPIYHKNDDATMAHLHLGILAYWIVNTVRYQLKQKGIKSCWGEIVRIGNTQKAITTSGKNTYDKVITTRKCTVPNKNLKEIYDILQTKYQPFTKRKSVVHKLELKKTEIPRLQLLTGG; the protein is encoded by the coding sequence ATGTATTTCAAGTTCTCTTTACGTAAACATCCCGATTCGGGAAGACTCAGCGGATACTACCGGCTGGTGGAAAGTTACCGTAATGCTGACAACAGGGTGTGTCATCGCACTATCCTGAATATAGGTTTCATGGAGGATGCTGCGCCCGAGCAGCTCAACAAAATACAGAAACACCTTACTGAGAAGTATGAGCACAAGGCTTCTTTTTTTGACCTGGAGGAAGATCCAATCGTCAGACGCTATGTTGAAGACTTCTGGAGTCGGATCGTATCTTCCAAGAAGCTGGATATCAAGTCGGAACAGCAGCTGTCACGGATGGTGGATATGGATACCATCCAGCACAGTAATGCCAGAGAAATAGGAGCAGAGAATATTGCTTTCCAGACATGGGAGAAGCTGCAGCTTACACCTTTATTACTTTCGGCGGGATTCAGCGCCGAAGATGCAAGTCTTGCAGCCACACAGGTTGTATCCCGTGCGGTATACCCCGCTTCCGAACTCAAAACTGTCCGTTGGATAAAGGAAAACTCGGCAGTCTGTGAGCTTACGGGCTATGATATGGATAAAATAACCAAGGACAAGCTGTACAAAAGTGCGCTTGAGCTATACAAAGTCAAAGATTCACTCGAAAAGCACCTTTCCAAACGTACCAATGAACTCTTTGATCTACAGGATAAGATCATCCTTTATGATCTGACCAACACCTACTTTGAGGGAGAAAAACCGAACAGTAAGCTGGCACAATACGGGAGGAGCAAGGAAAAAAGAAAAGACGCAAAACTTGTTGTGCTGGCACTGGTAGTGAATGTGGAAGGGTTTATCAAGTACTCCTCTATCCTGGAAGGAAACATAGCAGACTGCAACACACTTGCTGCAATGATTGAAAAGCTTTCCGTCCACACCTGTACAGGACCTGCGGTAGTGGTACTCGATGCAGGCATAGCCACCGAAGAAAACCTGCATCTTATCCAGAGCAAAGGATACAGCTACCTCTGTGTAAGCAGGACAAAACTCAAGGATTATAGCTATGTGCCCGACAGGCTTACAACTCTGCTGGAAACAAAATCAAAGCAGAACATCAGACTCAGAGCCGTGTCCACAGAAAAAAACACAGACTATTATTTGGAAGTCAAAAGCCCTTCCAAAGAGAAGAAAGAGGAAGGCATGAAGCTACAGTTCGAACAAAGGTTTGAACAGGAACTGCAAAAAATACAGCATGCCCTCAACAGCAAGGGAGGAGTGAAAAAAACCGATAAAGTCCACCAGCGCATCGGGAGGGCCAAAGAAAAGTATCCATCAGTCCAGTATTATTATGAGATCACTGTTGAAAGTGACCCTAAAACAGAACAGGCGACAGCAATGTCATGGAAGAAAAACCCGGAACGGGAGCAGGCAAAAGCTGATAATCTGGGCATCTATTTTTTACGGACAAACCTGAACGTGCAGGAGGAGTACATCATCTGGAATATCTATAACACTATCAGGGAAATAGAGAATGCCTTCCGTACACTAAAAACCGATCTGGATCTTAGACCGATTTACCATAAAAACGATGATGCCACCATGGCACATCTACATCTGGGAATCCTTGCATATTGGATAGTCAATACAGTGAGGTACCAGCTCAAGCAGAAGGGAATAAAAAGCTGCTGGGGTGAAATAGTGAGAATAGGAAACACACAAAAGGCCATCACTACTTCAGGGAAAAACACCTATGATAAAGTCATTACCACACGCAAGTGTACAGTTCCAAACAAAAACCTAAAAGAAATCTACGACATCCTTCAGACCAAATACCAACCGTTTACAAAAAGAAAATCCGTAGTACACAAACTTGAACTCAAAAAAACAGAAATACCCAGATTACAGCTACTTACAGGCGGATAG
- a CDS encoding ATP-binding protein, with the protein MIKRMITEELLGLISFFPAVGLLGPRQVGKTTLSKLLADKIKKEILYLDLELPSDLAKLEEPELFLQQFKDHCIVIDEVQRKPDLFPVLRALIDQHRVPGRFMLLGSASPELIRDSSESLAGRISYKELSPFNLTEVLDLFQMDQHWFRGGFPDALLAPTDTLSKNWVRSFIQSYVERELPMLGLQVSPVQIRRFWSMLAHLQGALWNASTLANSLGVTAPTVKRYLDFMEQAYLVRKLPAFHNNAKKRLVKAPKVYIRDSGILHHLAGILDMEQLLGHPLLGASWEGYVIEQVSQVISPDIEMLFYRTHEGTECNLVLRRGARTLACIEIKFTSAPKVSKGYRIAVEDLGSLKNFIITPASSDYLADGQIRVCNLKTFLTNYLPIIET; encoded by the coding sequence ATGATTAAACGAATGATAACCGAGGAGTTGCTCGGACTTATTTCATTTTTCCCGGCAGTAGGACTCCTTGGTCCCCGACAAGTAGGCAAAACCACTTTGTCAAAATTGCTGGCAGATAAAATCAAGAAAGAAATACTGTATCTGGATTTAGAGCTTCCGTCTGATTTAGCAAAGCTGGAAGAACCGGAGTTATTTCTTCAACAATTCAAAGATCATTGTATAGTTATTGATGAGGTGCAGCGCAAACCCGATTTGTTTCCGGTCCTAAGGGCATTGATAGACCAGCATCGCGTGCCGGGAAGGTTTATGTTACTCGGGTCGGCTTCGCCTGAACTTATCCGTGACAGTTCTGAATCTTTAGCCGGTAGAATTTCTTATAAGGAGTTAAGTCCTTTCAATCTTACTGAGGTTTTGGACTTGTTCCAAATGGACCAACACTGGTTCAGAGGTGGTTTTCCAGATGCTTTGCTTGCACCTACTGATACTTTAAGTAAAAACTGGGTCAGGAGTTTTATACAAAGTTATGTGGAACGGGAACTACCCATGCTTGGCCTACAAGTATCACCTGTACAGATCCGGCGGTTTTGGTCTATGCTGGCACATCTTCAAGGCGCATTGTGGAATGCCAGTACCCTCGCAAACTCCTTGGGCGTAACCGCTCCTACCGTAAAACGATACCTTGATTTTATGGAGCAGGCATACCTTGTGAGAAAGTTGCCTGCCTTTCACAATAATGCCAAAAAGCGACTGGTCAAAGCCCCTAAAGTATATATTCGCGACAGTGGGATTTTGCATCACCTTGCCGGTATTTTGGATATGGAACAACTGCTGGGACACCCACTGCTGGGGGCATCTTGGGAAGGTTATGTCATAGAACAGGTCAGTCAGGTAATCAGTCCGGACATTGAAATGCTTTTTTACAGGACTCATGAAGGAACTGAGTGTAATCTGGTGCTTAGAAGGGGAGCGAGAACTTTGGCTTGTATTGAAATAAAATTTACTTCTGCCCCCAAAGTAAGTAAAGGCTACCGCATCGCAGTAGAAGATTTAGGTTCTTTGAAAAACTTCATCATTACCCCTGCATCTTCCGATTACCTTGCTGATGGCCAAATTCGTGTTTGCAACCTCAAGACTTTTTTAACCAATTACTTACCGATTATTGAAACTTGA
- a CDS encoding S8 family serine peptidase yields MKQVLTGFLIIALIGLLALSFQQKSVQSFYYAFDEKIELIHSKDKLIVLFMKDSILNKERLMTEYPILNSYAFVIRDNNTVIVHNLKAETKKNLIESIKTNQDIIVNPVYETAEGAELGFTDKFIVELKPGFSKRELEKLNIKNNVKVFKETEDFFVLRVSKDVDVLEIANSYFETGKFIFSHPDFYMNIELNQVSNDPYFTNQFYLHNTGQVIADGRFGTPDADIDAPEAWTVTTGSSNITVAVIDTGVSPNHVDLPNSRQVRLNGSNFTNHGTKNNPSPGGTYRGAAHGDAVSGIIAATRNNGIGITGVAPGVKIMPIRIINGDGFITSNANLADAIDFARINNADVINCSWTFPGFTNPNHVPAIVRAIERATISGRNGLGSVVVFGAGNNANHVNNLPGTITFPANVTVPGVFAVGASDRYDMQANYSPSSNFTTSENQFIDIVAPSSRAIHTQIPGETNEVFTIDMPGNPGYNPVKSNQSLGPLAPTGSLLPSTGPNHLDFTGRFGGTSAAAPQVAGAAALVLSVNPGLTQMDVFNILTQTADKVGGYTYNHNGRSTQLGFGRLNVCRAVTAAAVINGPSLICSTGQFFMGSSLPTGSILNAWQSSNPSGLSINSSTGSATRLNNYNGPITITANITNGCGTASASRTIWVGTPHITNMRVNNQPVWPSQNVPLCPGNHFLNVTPVGGNVGTATWTVPSGVTHWIGNNTMDFTFPSHMSSITISARASNFCGQGANYNFFLTRQTWGCPSSFAMVAYPNPTSDILNIEMMPVTADVSKEDAPAIESALLLNSEGREMAKGYREGSKIVFDVRSLKKGIYFIHVTVDGEIIREQILIE; encoded by the coding sequence ATGAAACAAGTTTTAACTGGATTTCTAATCATAGCTTTAATCGGACTATTAGCTTTGAGCTTTCAGCAAAAGTCAGTTCAGTCATTTTATTATGCCTTTGATGAAAAAATTGAACTTATACATTCAAAGGATAAATTGATAGTTTTATTCATGAAAGATTCTATTTTGAATAAAGAGAGATTGATGACTGAGTATCCTATTCTGAATAGTTATGCTTTCGTGATAAGGGATAACAATACTGTTATTGTTCACAATCTTAAAGCTGAAACAAAAAAAAATTTGATAGAATCTATAAAAACCAATCAAGATATAATAGTCAATCCAGTATATGAAACAGCAGAAGGAGCGGAATTAGGATTTACAGATAAGTTTATAGTTGAATTAAAGCCAGGATTTTCTAAAAGAGAATTAGAAAAATTGAATATAAAAAATAATGTCAAGGTATTTAAGGAAACCGAAGATTTTTTTGTTTTAAGAGTCTCCAAAGATGTGGATGTATTAGAAATTGCAAACTCTTATTTTGAAACTGGGAAGTTTATTTTTAGTCACCCGGACTTTTATATGAATATTGAATTAAATCAAGTTTCTAATGACCCCTATTTTACGAACCAATTTTATCTACACAATACCGGGCAAGTAATTGCTGACGGTCGCTTTGGTACACCGGATGCAGATATAGATGCTCCAGAGGCTTGGACCGTTACCACCGGCAGTTCAAATATAACAGTTGCCGTTATTGATACTGGAGTTTCTCCCAACCATGTTGATTTACCAAATTCCAGGCAGGTCCGTTTGAATGGTAGTAATTTTACAAATCATGGCACAAAAAATAACCCTTCGCCAGGTGGAACCTATAGAGGTGCGGCACATGGTGATGCTGTCTCTGGAATTATTGCTGCAACGCGGAATAATGGTATTGGAATTACAGGAGTTGCACCTGGAGTAAAAATAATGCCAATCCGGATTATTAATGGTGATGGTTTTATTACTTCAAATGCAAATTTGGCTGATGCAATAGATTTTGCCCGGATAAATAATGCAGATGTAATTAATTGTAGCTGGACTTTTCCAGGATTTACTAATCCTAATCATGTCCCAGCAATTGTTCGTGCAATAGAAAGGGCAACTATTTCTGGTAGAAATGGACTTGGAAGTGTCGTGGTCTTTGGTGCAGGTAATAATGCAAATCATGTAAATAATTTACCAGGTACAATTACATTTCCTGCAAATGTGACCGTGCCAGGTGTATTTGCTGTAGGTGCTTCTGACAGGTACGACATGCAGGCGAACTACAGTCCATCATCTAATTTTACTACCTCTGAGAATCAGTTTATAGATATTGTTGCACCTTCAAGTAGGGCCATACATACACAAATCCCAGGTGAGACAAATGAAGTTTTTACTATTGACATGCCTGGTAATCCAGGCTATAATCCTGTAAAATCTAATCAAAGCTTAGGTCCTCTTGCACCTACCGGTTCCTTATTACCTTCTACAGGTCCAAATCATCTTGATTTCACGGGTAGGTTTGGTGGTACTTCGGCTGCAGCACCACAAGTAGCAGGTGCTGCGGCCCTTGTTTTGTCTGTAAACCCTGGATTGACCCAAATGGACGTCTTTAACATTCTTACCCAGACCGCTGATAAAGTAGGTGGATATACCTATAACCACAATGGGCGAAGCACCCAATTGGGATTTGGAAGGTTGAATGTCTGTAGGGCTGTAACAGCTGCAGCGGTAATCAACGGACCATCACTGATTTGTTCAACTGGACAATTTTTTATGGGTAGTTCCTTGCCTACTGGTTCTATATTAAATGCATGGCAATCTTCCAATCCATCTGGTCTTTCCATCAATAGTTCTACCGGATCAGCCACACGTCTCAACAATTATAATGGACCAATAACAATCACTGCCAATATCACCAATGGTTGTGGTACAGCCTCTGCTTCAAGAACTATCTGGGTCGGTACCCCCCATATTACCAATATGAGGGTCAACAACCAGCCTGTTTGGCCAAGCCAAAATGTACCATTATGTCCGGGAAACCACTTTCTTAATGTCACTCCTGTCGGTGGAAATGTAGGAACTGCCACCTGGACAGTTCCTTCGGGTGTTACTCATTGGATCGGAAACAATACGATGGACTTTACTTTTCCGTCTCATATGTCATCCATTACAATCTCCGCAAGGGCTTCCAATTTTTGTGGACAAGGTGCCAACTACAATTTCTTCCTAACGAGACAGACATGGGGGTGCCCAAGCTCTTTTGCTATGGTAGCTTACCCTAATCCTACCAGTGATATCTTAAATATAGAAATGATGCCTGTCACAGCAGATGTTTCTAAGGAAGATGCACCAGCTATTGAGTCCGCCCTCCTACTGAATTCAGAAGGTAGGGAAATGGCCAAAGGTTACAGGGAAGGTTCAAAAATTGTTTTCGATGTCAGAAGCCTGAAAAAGGGTATTTACTTTATCCATGTAACAGTGGACGGGGAAATCATAAGAGAACAGATTCTGATTGAGTAA
- a CDS encoding ATP-binding protein: protein MIKRMITEELLGLISFFPAVGLLGPRQVGKTTLSKLLADKINKEILYLDLELPSDLAKLEEPELFLQQFKNHCIVIDEVQRKPDLFPVLRALIDQHRVPGRFMLLGSASPELIRDSSESLAGRISYRELSPFNLSEILDLPQMDQHWFRGGFPDAFLAPTDTLSKNWIRSFIQSYVERELPMLGLQVSPVQIRRFWSMLAHLQGALWNASTLANSLGVTAPTVKRYLDFMEQAYLVRKLPAYHNNAKKRLVKAPKVYIRDSGILHHLAGIFDMEQLLGHPLLGASWEGYVIEQISQVISPDIEMLFYRTHEGTECDLVLRRGARTLACIEIKFTSAPKVSKGYRIAVEDLGSLKNFIITPASSDYLADGQIRVCNLKIFLAKYLPIIET from the coding sequence ATGATTAAACGAATGATAACCGAGGAGTTGCTCGGACTTATTTCATTTTTCCCGGCAGTAGGACTCCTTGGTCCCCGACAAGTAGGCAAAACCACTTTGTCAAAACTGTTGGCAGATAAAATCAATAAAGAAATACTGTATCTGGATTTAGAGCTTCCGTCTGATTTAGCAAAGCTAGAGGAACCGGAGTTATTTCTTCAACAATTCAAGAATCATTGTATTGTTATTGATGAGGTGCAGCGCAAACCCGATTTGTTTCCGGTCCTAAGGGCATTGATAGACCAGCATCGCGTGCCGGGAAGGTTTATGTTACTCGGGTCCGCTTCGCCGGAACTTATCCGAGACAGTTCTGAATCTTTAGCCGGTAGAATTTCTTATAGGGAGTTAAGTCCTTTCAACCTTAGTGAGATTTTAGACTTGCCTCAAATGGATCAACACTGGTTCCGAGGTGGTTTTCCCGATGCTTTTCTTGCGCCAACTGATACTTTAAGTAAAAACTGGATCAGGAGTTTTATACAAAGTTATGTGGAACGGGAACTACCCATGCTTGGCCTACAAGTATCACCTGTACAGATCCGGCGGTTTTGGTCTATGCTGGCACATCTTCAAGGCGCATTGTGGAATGCAAGTACCCTCGCAAACTCCTTGGGCGTAACCGCTCCTACCGTAAAACGATACCTTGATTTTATGGAGCAGGCATACCTTGTCAGAAAGTTGCCTGCCTATCACAATAATGCCAAAAAGCGACTGGTCAAAGCCCCTAAAGTATATATTCGCGACAGTGGGATTTTGCATCACCTTGCCGGTATTTTTGATATGGAACAACTGCTGGGACACCCACTGCTGGGAGCATCTTGGGAAGGTTATGTCATAGAACAGATCAGTCAGGTAATCAGTCCGGACATTGAAATGCTTTTTTACAGGACTCATGAAGGAACGGAGTGTGATCTGGTGCTTAGAAGGGGAGCGAGAACTTTGGCTTGTATTGAAATAAAATTTACTTCTGCCCCCAAAGTAAGTAAAGGCTACCGCATCGCAGTAGAAGATTTAGGTTCTTTGAAAAACTTCATCATTACCCCTGCATCTTCCGATTACCTTGCTGATGGCCAAATTCGTGTTTGCAACCTCAAGATTTTTTTAGCAAAGTACTTGCCGATTATAGAAACTTGA
- a CDS encoding outer membrane beta-barrel family protein, with translation MGNFNRKEQLIKLTFSISFIMISFNNGIKFLIKMNTKIIKHASFISVQFICLFLPSYIFGQKIIKGQVLEETDTPLPYALIFFKSGNKILSSTSADSLGLIEMPIKFVNNSYLQASYAGDTSAKVNIDSATYFYRLIINHKQLEEVTVNTSSPFIEKKVDRTVFHIGNRPSFQFKSIIEILNNIPRVTVIQNEIIIRGKGSAQILINDRPVNLRGRDLIDYLRIFQSDISSIEIIPNPPAKYDAEGGGGLINIVLKKSNARGYSGHIQSAILKNTYSQTQNNGVIRIRNKNWGVTIGVNFSTGAYLATEREEIFFLDRPISWLDDANNTIRLRNWLPNIGWEYNISSNSKIVGNYSFQRSNFKTDINQILNYSQLSLIDSIGITTGSERNISQTHLVGLSYEKNLKSANSKFIYSIDFVRRNNDQAAMATTISYFSDKKTPTGNWQGFSTSGISARQIFSNSADWYLSKPNLNLDLELGMKFSSITNTSKIGYDQTENGKSIFGNEIITRNIFNYDELIPAAYFSINHSKGKLASKIGLRYEGTIMISESEDTGEFSQNRFNNIFPSVFFKYNLGSESSIDFSYARRVNRPRIWDINPYRWYQNILMYSVGNPFLIPSIQDNIEFNTTVKNTVFINLFYNNEKNPIITLPFQMDNQVIENRKVNNGLNKNYGVNLDWDWSFVDWLESNFSIGLSGYTFQTNNFNFLTKRRPLVFDFSTIHDFEFSNSFFGSLNFMGTLPGGAFEVLTQNGSFKLDISLKKLFYNNRIELNLNIEDIFRSSQPIYNLITDTFISNSFSYYDFQSILIGVRYRFGNEFRIAGKKNTISNEQMRIR, from the coding sequence TTGGGAAATTTTAATAGAAAAGAACAATTGATAAAACTTACCTTTTCTATTTCTTTTATTATGATAAGTTTTAATAATGGAATAAAGTTTTTAATCAAAATGAACACAAAAATAATAAAACATGCGTCTTTCATATCAGTACAATTTATTTGCCTATTTCTCCCTTCATATATATTTGGGCAAAAAATAATTAAAGGTCAAGTCCTGGAAGAAACTGATACACCTCTACCTTACGCATTGATTTTTTTTAAGTCCGGAAATAAAATTTTATCATCAACTTCAGCTGATTCCCTTGGTTTAATTGAAATGCCAATTAAATTTGTCAATAACTCCTATTTGCAGGCTTCATACGCAGGAGATACCTCGGCAAAAGTCAATATTGATTCCGCTACATATTTTTATAGATTAATTATTAATCATAAACAACTTGAAGAAGTAACTGTAAATACTTCTAGTCCCTTTATCGAAAAGAAAGTAGATAGAACAGTTTTTCACATAGGGAATAGACCTTCTTTTCAATTTAAATCAATAATTGAAATATTAAATAATATTCCTCGCGTTACAGTCATTCAGAATGAAATTATTATCAGGGGAAAGGGCAGTGCTCAAATATTAATAAATGATCGACCGGTGAATCTTCGCGGAAGGGATTTGATTGATTACCTAAGAATATTTCAAAGTGATATTTCAAGTATAGAGATTATCCCAAACCCTCCTGCCAAATATGACGCAGAAGGAGGGGGAGGATTGATTAATATTGTGCTAAAGAAAAGTAATGCTAGAGGATATTCTGGTCATATTCAATCAGCAATTCTTAAAAACACTTATTCGCAAACTCAAAATAATGGTGTCATTCGAATTAGAAATAAGAATTGGGGTGTGACAATAGGGGTGAACTTTTCAACCGGAGCCTATTTAGCAACTGAGAGAGAAGAAATTTTTTTTCTTGACCGACCTATCTCTTGGTTGGATGATGCTAATAATACTATTAGGTTGAGGAATTGGTTACCTAATATTGGATGGGAGTATAATATTAGTTCAAATAGCAAAATAGTTGGTAATTATTCCTTTCAGAGAAGTAATTTTAAAACAGATATAAACCAAATTTTGAATTATTCCCAACTTAGCTTAATTGACTCTATTGGAATTACTACAGGAAGTGAAAGAAATATTAGTCAAACCCATCTAGTGGGTCTTTCTTATGAAAAAAACCTAAAATCAGCCAATTCTAAATTCATTTATTCTATTGATTTTGTCAGAAGAAATAATGATCAGGCTGCAATGGCAACTACAATTTCTTATTTTTCCGATAAGAAAACTCCCACTGGGAACTGGCAAGGATTTTCAACTAGTGGAATATCAGCAAGACAAATTTTTAGTAATTCAGCGGATTGGTATTTATCCAAGCCAAATTTAAACCTGGATTTGGAATTAGGTATGAAGTTTTCTTCTATTACCAATACAAGCAAAATAGGTTATGACCAGACAGAAAATGGAAAATCTATATTCGGTAATGAAATTATAACCCGAAATATTTTTAATTATGATGAGTTAATACCTGCTGCTTACTTTTCAATCAATCACTCGAAAGGAAAATTAGCGTCCAAAATAGGTCTTCGATATGAAGGTACTATTATGATTAGTGAGTCTGAGGATACAGGTGAATTCTCTCAAAATCGTTTTAACAATATTTTTCCAAGTGTTTTTTTTAAATACAACCTAGGTTCCGAATCAAGTATTGATTTTTCTTATGCAAGACGAGTTAATCGTCCTAGAATTTGGGATATAAATCCATATAGGTGGTATCAAAATATATTAATGTATTCCGTTGGAAATCCATTTTTAATTCCAAGTATTCAAGATAATATAGAATTTAATACTACTGTAAAAAATACTGTATTTATCAACCTTTTTTACAACAATGAGAAAAATCCAATAATCACACTTCCATTTCAAATGGACAATCAGGTTATAGAGAACAGAAAAGTTAATAATGGTCTTAACAAAAATTATGGCGTCAACCTCGACTGGGATTGGAGCTTTGTAGATTGGCTCGAAAGTAATTTTAGTATTGGCTTAAGTGGATATACTTTTCAAACCAATAACTTTAATTTCCTGACCAAAAGAAGACCATTGGTTTTTGATTTTTCAACCATTCATGATTTCGAGTTTTCCAACAGCTTCTTTGGAAGCCTTAATTTTATGGGGACTTTACCAGGTGGTGCATTTGAAGTTCTTACCCAAAATGGGAGCTTTAAGCTGGATATTTCACTTAAAAAATTATTTTACAATAACAGAATAGAGTTAAACCTTAATATTGAGGATATTTTCAGGAGCAGTCAGCCTATATACAATCTTATAACAGATACTTTTATCAGTAATTCTTTTTCATACTATGATTTTCAATCAATATTAATTGGGGTCAGGTATAGGTTTGGAAATGAATTTCGAATAGCAGGGAAGAAAAACACAATAAGTAATGAACAAATGAGAATAAGATGA
- a CDS encoding transposase, protein MAVWDEKNQQTIEIITNNFTWAAQTIGDLYKSRWEIEVFFRDIKQLLHIKTFIGTSKNAVMIQIWTALITILLLKAMKASAKYGWHLSNLVAFIRLNIFVKIELQNWLDRPFEDHDKPPKYNPQGVLFPDYK, encoded by the coding sequence GTGGCAGTCTGGGACGAGAAAAACCAACAGACCATAGAAATCATCACCAACAACTTCACCTGGGCAGCACAGACAATCGGAGACCTTTATAAATCAAGGTGGGAAATTGAAGTTTTTTTCAGGGATATTAAGCAGCTACTCCACATTAAGACATTCATTGGAACTTCAAAAAACGCAGTAATGATACAGATATGGACTGCCTTGATTACAATTTTACTGTTAAAAGCAATGAAAGCATCCGCAAAATACGGATGGCATCTGTCAAATCTAGTAGCATTTATCAGATTGAATATTTTCGTCAAAATTGAATTGCAAAATTGGCTGGACAGACCTTTTGAAGATCATGACAAACCCCCAAAATATAACCCACAGGGGGTTCTTTTTCCAGATTATAAATAA
- a CDS encoding transposase: MNKQTRRKFSPEFKAKVALEAIKNQFTLAELSKKFDVSPVIISKWKGEFLDNMSAVFEKEHSKKKEEGPALEQLYAQIGELKVENDFLKKSCKKLGI, from the coding sequence ATGAACAAGCAAACAAGACGAAAGTTTTCTCCTGAGTTCAAGGCAAAAGTAGCCCTTGAAGCAATCAAGAATCAGTTTACATTGGCTGAATTGTCCAAGAAGTTCGATGTTAGCCCTGTGATTATATCCAAGTGGAAGGGTGAGTTTTTGGATAATATGTCAGCTGTATTTGAAAAGGAGCATTCAAAGAAAAAGGAAGAAGGCCCTGCCCTTGAGCAGCTCTATGCCCAGATCGGAGAGCTAAAAGTAGAGAATGACTTTTTAAAAAAAAGCTGCAAGAAACTGGGGATATGA
- a CDS encoding IS3 family transposase, with protein MKDRATLICSDYKGLSIRRQCEVLEVPRSSLYYKPKGENEVNLKLMGIMDRHLTDHPTEGVVSMVYLLTGLGFVVGPKRIRRLFRLMGRETLYRRKNLTKSGLREYIRPYLLRNLKIERPNQVWVTDITYIPMQKGFMFLTAVMDVYSRRILSWGISNSQDAKWCKQVIEEAIREYGKPEIVNSDQGSQYTSALWINYLEGLDIKVSMDGKGRALDNVYIERFWKSIKYDYIYLNPSEDGYDLLKGVKKYIEYYNQKVHHTTREKPGERYFGATQKAA; from the coding sequence ATGAAAGATCGGGCGACATTGATTTGTTCTGATTATAAGGGGCTGTCTATAAGGAGACAGTGTGAAGTATTGGAGGTTCCCCGAAGCAGTCTATATTACAAACCAAAAGGGGAAAACGAGGTCAATCTGAAACTTATGGGAATCATGGACAGGCATCTTACCGATCACCCTACTGAAGGCGTTGTGTCGATGGTCTATCTGTTGACAGGACTGGGCTTCGTTGTCGGCCCAAAGCGCATCAGGAGGCTTTTCAGGCTGATGGGCAGGGAAACCCTTTACAGGAGGAAGAACCTTACCAAATCCGGTTTGCGTGAATATATCAGGCCTTATCTTCTCAGGAACTTAAAGATTGAAAGACCCAACCAAGTGTGGGTAACCGATATCACCTACATTCCGATGCAGAAGGGGTTTATGTTCCTGACCGCAGTCATGGATGTTTACAGCAGAAGGATACTGTCATGGGGTATATCCAACAGTCAGGACGCCAAATGGTGTAAGCAGGTAATCGAAGAGGCCATCAGAGAATATGGTAAGCCAGAGATAGTCAATTCCGATCAGGGAAGCCAGTACACATCAGCCTTATGGATCAATTACCTTGAAGGGCTGGATATCAAAGTATCAATGGACGGAAAGGGAAGGGCTTTGGACAATGTATATATTGAAAGGTTCTGGAAGTCGATCAAGTATGATTACATCTATCTGAACCCAAGCGAGGACGGTTATGACCTGCTCAAAGGTGTCAAAAAGTATATTGAATATTACAACCAAAAGGTCCATCATACCACCAGGGAGAAGCCCGGGGAAAGGTATTTTGGGGCAACCCAAAAAGCAGCATAA